TAGGCACCGTCAGAGCCTTCTGCACTGTTATCAACGTACTCTAGATAGGCTTTATCTACCGCTTCATTCAGAACTTTCTTAAGCTGTGCACCTGTCATTGTCAGGTTTACCATGGTGTTGCTAAATGGCAGGACTTTCGTTGCGTCGGCAGCGGTAAAGGTACCTTGCGTGATGTTGGCACGTGCACCGCCGCCATTCTGAATGGCGACGTCCGCACGTTTAGTTTGCGCTAAGAAGGCTTGCGCGACTAAATCGCCAACCTGTGAGCCGTGGGCATCGGTATGCGTGTCACAGCCATCGGCACCACTGTGTTTTTGCTGGCCAGGTACGCGTTCGTAACAAAGCAGCTCTGTTGATTGGGCAATTTCCTGACCTTTCATCACATCGAGTTTCTCAGAGAAAGCATCGAGTGTTTTTTGGGTCGCGGCATCGGCTTCAACTTGAACCAAGTTGGGCTGCGCTTTCACGTCAGCAATCACGGCTTCAAGAGCCGCGCCTGAAAGCAGTTGTTTCTTGCCGTTTTCGTCCTTGCGTTTGAACTCTTGACCAATCATCAGGTGAGGGGTACCACTACATGCTGCCACATTGCCTTTTTCGTCAAAGGAAACAGACAGTTCACCAAGGATTTGGGTGTATTGCCAAGCTTGTGCCACACAAACCATGTTGCCATCTTTATTCTTCACAATGGTTGGGTAAGGCCCATCGCTTTTTAGCCCAACGGTATCAAAATCACCTAACAAGGTATGCGAGTCACCACCAATGATGACGTCAACATCGGTTACCGCAGCAGCAAGTTGTAAGTCATTGGTGTATTGATAGTGGGTGAGAAGGACTATTTTAGAAACATCGTTGGCGACAAGCTCGTCGATGTATTTTTGTGCGGTTTCTACTTCATCCAAAAATTGTGTGGTCGTATCTGGGTTTGAAGAGTTCATGGTTTTATTGGCAATATCGATGCCGACAATACCGATTTTGTGGTCACCATACTGCTTAACCGTATAAGGTTTGAAGTAGTCGTTTGCTGATTTTTGGGCAAGAGGTGAAACACCTTGCTCTGGAATGACATTGGCGGCGAGCACATCTGGCGCACAATCGCCTGCCTTCAACCAATCTAGGAACTGAGCAAGACCCGCATCACCGTCATCAAACTCATGGTTACCGAGTGCGAAGGCATCAAAGCAAGCATGATTCATCATTGCTGCGTCGGCTTCACCTTTAAATAGTGCGTAATACAAGGTGCCAGAAATGGCATCACCTGCATGCAGTTTGAGCACGTTTTCATTTGCGGCGGCACGTTGGTTCAATGCCGTGACCAGGGCAGGGAAGCCGCCCACTTCCGCGTATGTAGATTCGCCTGCGAGTTTTAACTTTTGCGATGAAGGCTCAAGATGAGAGTGATGATCGTTGATATGCAATATCGTGAGATCAAAAGGCGATGCTTGTACGTTACTGAAAGCACAAGCTGAGGCAACCACTGCCGATAGCGTTGCGAGTTTGAATGGGCTTGTTTTCATTTTATATCCCTATGTATGTTTGTTAGACGCCAGACTCGATTTAGAGCACATAATTATAGGATTTAAATGAAATTTGGCTTCAACTTGCATTGTATTATTTGAACTTGATCAGAATGACCGACTTAATCTTGATGCATTATGAAACACGACGCTGATAATTGAGAATCAGCCCTAAACATATCTAGGCTACTAATAGAGCAGTAGGTAGCGGCTTGTATTGGGATGAAAGTCTATCAAAAGGGAATGATAACTATATTCCAATAATTCGAAATTGTCTGTAAAGCTATACTTTTATGGCTAGCTTTAACTCAGGTGCCGTAAGCATGGTGGTTTTCAAAGGAGAGACAGGGATGAGAATTTTTATCGGGTTGCTGATGGCGATATTGGTTGGATGCAACAACAGTGATTCAACTGACACAGTGTTGGATGTTGCACCTACCGCTGAAAGAAAGGTTGATTTTAATGGTAGTGATGTGGTGAGTCATTTTGAGTCGGGTCACAATGCCGCGATGTTTTCAGGGCTTTCAACGAATACCTATTTTCACCCGGCTTCTAAGTCGGCTTTGATCGTGACTTACGGTCGCTTGAATGCAGTGAATTCGATTGCTCCAGAGCCAGACATGTCAACTGTGGGTAAAGCGGTACTGGTTCTATTTGATGAGAAGACAGAGGATATTCAGATTGAGAGTTGGCTCGCGTCGGTGAACTCGGATGTTGTCGGCCCCGTGTTGGACTACCAGAGCTATGGTGTCGAGTTTGAGCAGGGTGAGGACACGTTCCAGGAATATGTGCTCGATGAAATCAACGGTAAGTTTGCGATTCATAAGGGGCGCTTTACCATCCCCAGCCAGCGCTTACTGGACGGGAGCGTGGAAGTCACCGCTTTTTCTGATGAAACCGATATCCACATAGAAACAGGGCCTGACTACGAGATTCAGGCGCTTTCTGCGCAGCGAGCGATAAATACGGCAACTGCGGATGTCATGAGCAACGCACTCATTCAGCCACCCTACTATTTCTCTAGTATGGCGTCAGATTTTTCTGCTAACGTTGGTGTGGTGCCTTATCTCTCTGGTGGCGGGTGTTTGGAAGGGTATTCGGTGCACCGGTGGGCGTTACCAAGCGCGCACGCAGCGATCTATATAAAATACAGTGATGCAACGCCTTTCACGCCGGAAGGCTGGATTTGGTTTTTTGAAGAGGATGCTTCATCACAAGCCATCGTTGAGTTTGTTGCCCAAGATGATGGAATAAATGATGATAAAAATCTCGTCCAGCCAATGGGCAAATGGGTCATAGCGAGTCAGCACATTCAACATGTCTCTGAGCAGCTTACTTCCAGCGTGTCGAAAACGAATGGTGTCGTCGCCGCTTACGAAGAGTATGAAGTAAGCTATCGAGTCGATGATATCGTCGTTCCTCAATTGATGGATGTCGTTGGATTTACTGCGACCACCACCATTCGGGTGCATGACATTGCTACGGTGGAAAATTGTGGCTCTGAGCCATCGAATGACCACTAATGTTGATGTTATCGTGCTGCTTGTCGCAGATGATGCTTTGATGTTGTTTACTTTTTAAGTGCGCCGAATAGACTGAATCGTTGACGCGCCTCTCTAATCTGAAGGTACTCCTTGAGTTCAATGCCGGCCGCGGCAAACAAGGGGGCAAGTTGTTTATAGTCTTTGCTTGTAATGATGCCGCTAGCGATGCGTTTCAGTCTATCTTCTTCTTGTTGTGTGGCTTTTTTAAAGCCGCACTCGACATGGCTAATTTCTTCATATTGGAGTTTTAGCTCGAGGTACTTTTGGGCTATTTGTTGAGGTGTCATCGTCTTTTCTCTTCGAGAATAATGTGTACGGAGGTTAGCACGCGCTTTAGTCTCGTGGCGACGGATGACAGGAGGGAATGGCAAAAGTGTCGATAAGACAAATCAAATCGTCGACTTAGAGACGACTCTCAGTTTTGGTTTAGCTACCGCTGATTTAGCCAATCCGCTTTGTAAAACTGTGTGGACCTTAGCTATGCTAACGGTGCTATAGACTGAGTGTATCATTGATTGCGTTCGAGATATTTTCATGGTTCTATCACTTCGAAAAGCATTAGCTTCCGATATTGATTTCTTGCAGCAATTGCGTGATGCCAGTATGCGCAAGTACCTGATTGATGCAGGTATGCCTACGTCTCGGGAAGCATACTTACAGCGCGTTCAGTACCAATTTGAACATGCGAAGGTTGTTGAGGTGAATGGTGAATCTGCGGGTTTGTTTAAAAGCTTGTTTGAGCCTAAGCAGCATCGTTGGTATCTCGTGCAGATTCAGATAATGCCGATTTATCAACGGGCAGGGATCGGGCGACAGCTGATTCAACAATTAATTGAACAAAGCCACCAGCAAAACTTTGATGTCGGGTTGAGTGTCATTAAAAGCAATCCGGCTAAGCGGTTGTATGAGCGTTTAGGTTTTGTGGTGGTAGATGAAAGCGACTGCGAGTTCGAGATGGTGAATTTTGCTGTCACTAAGTCAACACCGGTAAGCAACCTGAGTGAAAACAAGCGGTTCTAGGTCTATTCTCCTACTGTTACCTTTCTCAAATGTCGATATAGCTCGCAGTAATGCGCATTTCATCAATATTCTCTGTGGTTATTCATTGAAATTTCATCTTAGCCGCCGATAAGGAGGAACAGCAGCGCGAACTGAAGTGGTTAGCTGCGACAGTACTGAGAGAAAGGAAGTCTATGATGAAGAATTTGAGCATACGCATTAAGTACGCTTTGCCCACCGCAATACTAACACTCGCCCTTTTAGCCGTCGTGATTGCAGACAATATGCGCTTTAGTACCTTAGAGCAAAATATGAATCGCTATACGGAAGTCTATTTACCAGCGGTTTCTGCGGTATTGAATGGAGACAGAGATCTTTATCAAGTACGGGTCGCATTAGTGAAATATGTGAGCCATGACGCCAAGCATCGGCCACAATTGAAAGAGACGATTGCTGACAATGCCCAGCAAGCGAGTGATCGATTCATTTCATTTCGGCAGCTAATGCGTGACTACCCGGACATTCAACAATCAGCACAGGGCTTTGAGCAGGCGTTTTCGCGTTGGAATAATTCCGTAGATCAAGTGCTAACCTTGAGCAATGATGGCGATAAAGAGGGCGCGCTTGCCATTCTGGATGGGGAAGGGCTAGCGGCTTTTAGTGCGTTGCGTGATGTGTTTGACGTGTCGGGTGAGTTGGCAATGGGTAAAGCGACATTGTTGAAAGAGCAAGCCGCAGCGACGAATCAACAGCAAAAGACCATCGGCTGGGTTGTGTTGGTGTCGACATTGGCGATCTCGTTAATCGTGGCTTTTGTGAGTCAACGTATTTTGGTGACAAGGATTACTGAAGTAACAGAGCGGATAGAGGAGATCAGCTCGGATGAAGGCGATCTTACTGCGCAGATAAAGGTGTCAGAAAATGACGAAATTGGTGATCTAGCCAAAGCATTCAATCATTTTGTAC
This DNA window, taken from Thaumasiovibrio subtropicus, encodes the following:
- a CDS encoding 5'-nucleotidase C-terminal domain-containing protein, which codes for MKTSPFKLATLSAVVASACAFSNVQASPFDLTILHINDHHSHLEPSSQKLKLAGESTYAEVGGFPALVTALNQRAAANENVLKLHAGDAISGTLYYALFKGEADAAMMNHACFDAFALGNHEFDDGDAGLAQFLDWLKAGDCAPDVLAANVIPEQGVSPLAQKSANDYFKPYTVKQYGDHKIGIVGIDIANKTMNSSNPDTTTQFLDEVETAQKYIDELVANDVSKIVLLTHYQYTNDLQLAAAVTDVDVIIGGDSHTLLGDFDTVGLKSDGPYPTIVKNKDGNMVCVAQAWQYTQILGELSVSFDEKGNVAACSGTPHLMIGQEFKRKDENGKKQLLSGAALEAVIADVKAQPNLVQVEADAATQKTLDAFSEKLDVMKGQEIAQSTELLCYERVPGQQKHSGADGCDTHTDAHGSQVGDLVAQAFLAQTKRADVAIQNGGGARANITQGTFTAADATKVLPFSNTMVNLTMTGAQLKKVLNEAVDKAYLEYVDNSAEGSDGAYPYAAGIRYDVDFNKPAGQRVHNIQVKAKGDGSWSALSDNRELIVVTNDYIAGGKDGYLTFGEISADPSKYENTLKLYTETFIDYIRDLTANGQKIEPVAAEDRSTQTFTPKAN
- a CDS encoding GNAT family N-acetyltransferase — encoded protein: MVLSLRKALASDIDFLQQLRDASMRKYLIDAGMPTSREAYLQRVQYQFEHAKVVEVNGESAGLFKSLFEPKQHRWYLVQIQIMPIYQRAGIGRQLIQQLIEQSHQQNFDVGLSVIKSNPAKRLYERLGFVVVDESDCEFEMVNFAVTKSTPVSNLSENKRF